In the Acropora muricata isolate sample 2 chromosome 1, ASM3666990v1, whole genome shotgun sequence genome, one interval contains:
- the LOC136923957 gene encoding calponin homology domain-containing protein DDB_G0272472-like: MSRCIRQRLGPAKKRQKKRIEQTQTFLQQQVTLDESEGKANEPLLKLERNLKSYKDLLEQLQEVSKDNEAKAQRLEGEMEEFSILALDGDEAICDLKILLANIAERRRETTKREERQIERAHQRELQTEKLQQERELHLAKLNQENFFFLWKRLNWNWKFLKQNEIEKQRELEQKILEAELEAKRKMAQTEKEMERKRKTVDIELKMKAEMEQKRL; the protein is encoded by the coding sequence atgAGCCGATGTATTCGACAGCGTTTAGGGCCAGCGAAGAAACGACAGAAGAAGCGAATTGAACAAACTCAAACATTCCTACAACAACAGGTTACTTTGGATGAGAGTGAGGGCAAGGCCAATGAACCACTTCTCAAGTTGGAGAGAAATCTCAAATCTTACAAAGATTTACTGGAACAACTACAAGAGGTATCCAAAGATAACGAAGCTAAAGCCCAACGACTGGAAGGTGAAATGGAAGAGTTTAGTATTCTCGCGCTTGATGGTGACGAAGCTATTTGTGATCTCAAAATACTTCTGGCAAATATTGCTGAACGAAGACGGGAGACAACTAAAAGGGAGGAAAGACAGATTGAAAGAGCTCATCAAAGAGAACTTCAAACGGAAAAACTCCAACAAGAGAGGGAGCTTCACCTGGCAAAACTGAAccaagagaattttttttttttatggaaaagATTAAATTGGAATTGGAAGTTTTTGAAGCAGAATGAAATAGAGAAACAGCGTGAACTTGAGCAAAAGATATTGGAAGCGGAATTGGAAGCTAAAAGGAAGATGGCCCAAACTGAAAAGGAAATGGAGCGCAAGAGAAAAACTGTAGATATAGAGCTTAAGATGAAAGCAGAAATGGAACAAAAACGTCTTTAA